In the genome of Anguilla anguilla isolate fAngAng1 chromosome 15, fAngAng1.pri, whole genome shotgun sequence, the window AGCCCGGTGATGTCATGAGGGCGGGGGGACAATCAGCCCGGTGATGTCATGAGGGCGGGGGGACAATCAGCCCGGTGATGTCATAAGGGCGGGGGGACCCTCAGCACAGAAACGCTCGCTGGGCATTAAGAGAATCACAGCTGCACTCAGAGGCCTGGATGGTTCCAGAAGGCACCGGAACAGCCCTGCCCCAACCCAACGCAGGACGTGAAAGATGTGCTGTGGAATGTCTTACACCGTGTCCagtcacaaacaaaaatgaactaaTAATCAATGAGCGGCACGTGCTAAAGAAGACGGATCTGTATTACACATCTGTACGATGTCTTACCTTCTCTTATTTAAAAGGTAACAGTATTCTGTCATTTACACTTAAGCCGGTACATGATTTTGTCAATGAGCCTGTTCCACTGATCACTCCAACCACACCAAGACAGTCCTCCAGATGGCCAGAGctcagagagaggagcgggaggtGCTCCTGCTGTAAACTGAAGGCTGCATGAAATGAGATGTGTTCCAAATATGTTACAACGGCGGGGAAGCAACTGATTTTTAGAAAACGCTTTTCCAATTTCCTACTGTtttgatgggaaaaaaatagagaAGCTAAATAGCTTGGTGACGGAAATTAATTTCGCAGCAGCCAAAAAAACGTCTCTTTAAAATGCACTgtagaatggggggggggggggggggttgtgcagACAGTAGACGTACTGTACGCTGGATTACACCGGCACTATTACCGTACCACACAGCCACTTCGGCTGATCTAATGCCCCATTAGGCCCGTGTGGGTGGATTTGGCCCAAAGACTGGCCACCCCCACCGTGCAGGCAGAGCCCCACACCGGTCCCCTGGGCCGTCTCATTGTGAGGACCTGTCacacttaccccccccccccgaaacccccCCTAGCCCCCACGCAGCCTGGGGGCTCGGGGTACACTCTACAGACCTGCCACTTCCTGCAGACCAGCTCACCCCCGTCAAACACGTCTAGAGAAAACAATGGCCCACCAGCACCCCACAGACGGCTTTAtctgcgggggggcgggggcggggcatagCTGCCGATAAGCACAAATCCCCATGCACAGGACCGGCTGTTAAAACCAGGCTCAGTTAGCATCTGCCTCCTAACAGCGGTCTGTCTTCATTCAGACAGTGACTTTCTCTACTTTCCTTTCTATTGTAGTCTAAAATAGTCAACTCACAGCCACTGAAGGCTCTGATAACTCACAGCCAATccaattcaaaaaaaaatcctgtaaaCCAATTATTTTTGGGAAAACTAGGATGACAGCTTTGTCTGCAAATCCTGATAGTGGAGGGGTAGGGGGTTATTCTCATTGGCTATTCAATAAGGAGAACAGAAGAACTCAATATCATTTCACCCAAAGGAAAATTGCAACGGATCACTAAATTAACACATAAATGAATTAAACCAACATCAACACATTCTCAGTATTTTGTAGTTTATCCTTGTACTTTATAGTCATTGATAGGCAAGTAATTAATACCAGAGTTGAAACCCAGTTTTTGTTATGAATGTTGGTGCGGGTGTAGGCGCATTATCTATGATAATCCACAGATTCTCTCTATTCAATGAGAAGACTGCAGTGctcatgtgacaggaagtgtgtaatgcagtgctcatgtgacaggaagtgtgtactgcagtgctcatgtgacaggaagtgtgtactgcagtgctcatgtgacaggaagtgtgcACTGTAGTGctcatgtgacaggaagtgctctGTTACAGCAGAGTCCTGTGCTGCCTGAGATATCCTCTTTAGGcacctgaaactgaaactgtgcTGTGAGCGCTGTAGGGCTATTTTCACCTTGGAGAGGGGGGTCCTGCCAATTCTACCCCCCATGGGAACATGGGCACGTACGTGGGGTGATCACAGCCACCACCCCCAATGTCACTTTCCCAAACCTGGCCTGAGCATataccaccccccctctccccacccttTCCACTCCTTGCACTGTCCACTGACACCACTTCCTTAAACTCTTTACTATTCCAGGTCAGTAGGCCTACCTTTCCAGGCTGGAAAATCATCCCTTGTCCTTGACATGGCCCATCTGTAAAGCCCCAATGCCCAGcccttaaaatataaaatgccaGTGTTTCACAAGAGCTCCCTGACCCAGCCAGGTCTGAGCTCATTCCTTACCGTAGCTTCAGAGAGAGCACAGCCTGGTGTTTCCACACAAACGCTGCTTTCCTTCAACAGGCTGAGAAGTAAATTTATCCCAGAAATGTACCCTGCTGCAACCTCCACCACCTCTAATGCTCACCGTAACGTGTGACTACAGTCTGGTGGACACATTTATGGCTCTCTAAGAACACGGCGAGAGAAcctgagacagaaacagactCAGGGGAGAAACAGGGCCGTTGCGCCACACAAGTTTTAAAATCGTGAAAATGTGCAACACGAAACCCGCGGACTTGCCAAACAATTTCAGAGACAAACAGTCCTGACTCCTGTCCACTAACAACGAACAGCATCTTACAATGTCTCAggacacacagtcagacactgTTTCCATAAAGCAGCCCATTTCTTTCTGCTTGTTCTGCTTCTGACGTGATTTAGCCGATGGATTAAACAAACACTTACACCACTtccacttctgtgtgtgtgctttctgttgctttttgagagttatgaaaaataaccatacatttacagagatcatttaaaacattcagcatttaaaagcacaaacacaaacatctcACATTTTGGTCATTTATTCCATATGCAATGCCGGTGCACCATTATAACTGCTAGCCATGTAATGCTATAAAGCTCTGACATGCCATGTATTGTGACTAACACACGTGACGATGCACCACAGTCAGAAAGCAGATAACTGCCATTCGCCACAAACCAACACGATTAATCCACTCTCAAACTTCAGACATAAACCGTTTAAAATGTGGCACGCCCAATGCACCACCGCAATGACCAATTCATTAGAATAGTGGTACATCCAGgaaattaataaattcatttgaattgaTTTTCAGTTGTAGACTCTTAATAAGATGGCGATCCACGGTTGCTAAGCTACTCTTCAAAGATACAGTGCAGGGCACTCCTTTTGGTGCCACTCCTTTTAACAACAACGTTGTGCTCAAAGAATTTTAATAATTGCAACAGAAAATTTAGGACTAGACAAATCTAAAAATGTCAACTGCTCTCTAAAATcatgcaaataattaaaatatagtAAAAAGAGATTAATAAGAGCAAAAATCATAATGTGTGTAGTAGGTTTCAGGTAAGCAGAAGGCATAAATTTGACCTCCATCATATTGGCAATGACCTTTTCGACACAGGAGTGTAATGCATTGTATCAGCCTCAACCTCAAACGGAATCTGtccattaaaaggaaaaaaaaaaaaacgaaatgtcTGTAAGACTTAATACTTTTATCAAAAGATTTACcacaaataaaaatctattgaTTTATCAGTAGACATgttaaaaatcataatttcataCTAACAAATTTAGAAACTATGCAAAGTAAAGCAAGCAAAAGCGACACCCAAGTAAAACACGGCACACTTTAACAGCAGGAACAATGCACAGGCAGCGTGTTCCTCTGCTTGTACGAGCGGTGGAGGGAACACTGCCTGTCCTCAGCTGACCAGCGCAGTTTGGATTAATAAGCGGCTCACCGGGGGAATCTTAAGTGCTCGGTGTTTGACAGTCTCATTTTCCTGAGCACAGAACACCTCAACGCCGCCGTTTCCTGGATCTCTCCAGACGAGGCCGTTTGACAGCCGCGGTATCTTCCAGTCAGAGATGCACTTTGTGAGCACGTGCTAATGACAGGGTTTACGCTGTCCTCGCATATACCTTCACTCAGAGACCTCCCATTTATCAAGCAGCCAAGCCGTTTCAGACGCAAAACCAGTCTCCCCGGTGCTGTTTGTAAAACACACGATCgcaatttattaaatgttaatCTTGCCgacacaaaaacatgttgcgCATTTTCAAGAGAGAATAATGAGTAACGGGTATAAAAAAGACATGTCTGTACCTAATGATTCCGTTTTCCTGTTGTTTCGAGTCTGAgcttgtttccatggaaacctcGCGGGAGCCAGAGCTGGAGAGGAGGGCACAAGCCTTCTGGAACAGGAtgggcagcgtgtgtgtgtgtgtgtgtgtgtgtgtgtgagagagagagagagagagactgtgtgtgtgtgtgtgtgtgtgtgtgtgtgagagagagagagactgtgtgtgtgtgtgtgtgtgtgtgtatgtgtgtcagtgtgtgtgtgtgagagagagagagagactgtgtgtgtgtgtgtgtgtgtgtgtgtgtgtgtgtgtgtgtgtgtgtgtgtgtgtgtgtgtgaatgtttgtgtgtgtgtgtgtgtgagaatgtttgtgtgtgtgtatgtgagaatgtttgtgtgagtgtgtgtgtgtgtatgtgtgtcagtgtgtgtgtgtgagagagagagagactgtgtgtgtgtgtgtgtgtgtgtatgagagagagactgtgtgtttgtatgtgtgtgtgtcagtgtgtatgcttgtctgtatgtgtgttagtgtgtgtatatgtgtgtgtgtgtgtgtgtgtgtgtgtgtgtatgtgtgtgtgtgagaatgtgtgtgtgtgtgtgtgtgtgtgtgtgagaatgtgtgtgtgtgtgtgtgtgtgtgtgtgtgtgtgcgtgtgtgtttgcatgcgtctTAGCTTGGTTATGAATCCCTGCCTCACAGTGACGTCGTCTAGCAGAAACGAAAGCatgaagatgaaaaaaaagtcCCCAGTAAAAGCTGCTCTGATCCTCATCCAATTTCACTACCTGAGCAAACATCCATTTCCATTAGAGAATAATCAGGGGTAACAGGTGCCTTCACACTCCAgcacaaaagagagagaaactctCAGAACCAGTCTGTACAGGCCGTGTCTCTCCACTGGGAGACAGTGGGGCACTGTCTgcctctcagacacacagcatccgcaccccacccccggccACTCCCAAACACTGgccccgctcccccccgcccTGTCCTCAGACGCCTGGTCCTCAGACGCCGGGGTGGAGCGTCTGTTTCTGTCCACCTACATTAAGAGCGTGCGGTGCCACCCTTCTTCAATACGGGCTCCACCCTATTACACAaaccctgtttttctttttctatttcctctctctctctctctctctcccgctttctctctctctctccacagtagATGATTTGCTTCCAAATGCCTGTCTCCTAGGATTCCAACACATGAGATTGGGAGAGGCAGGATAAACAACAttttcagtcacacacatgcacacacacattcacacacacgtacacacgtacactcacacacacacacacacttacactcacacacacacactcactcacacacacacacacagacacacacactcacacacacacacacacacacacacacacacacacacacacaaactcacacacacacacacactcacacacacacacacacacacacacactcggtgAAGGTTTCACAGCTACACCCCGCGTAGCTTCACAGCGCTTTGGAGGGCGCGGCAGGGAAACCACACCCTCCAGGAAACGGCTCCAAAACACGGCTCAGCAGAGGGCTCACAGACCAGCCCGGCGCGGTCCAAACGGACCACATGCCCCTGGACCCCAGGGGCACTGGTGGGCGTACAGAAGGACTCTCTCATCTCACACACATCCTTTCTGAGCCGTGGTCAGGGAGGCACGGCCCTCTCCAGACACTctcctgaacacacacctcaccttgtttttctttccacggtttaacctttgaccttcaGTGAAGGCGAACAACCTTTGAGCTCCAAACAGACGGCCTCACAAATTACAAGAGCTAAGTAGAGTGTGTAATTCCAGAAAGGGATTTGTACAAAAGGTCTGTTTGTGATTTGGCTATgcgatgatgatggtgatgatgatgatgatggtgatgatggtgatgatgatgatggtgaggatgatgatggtgatgacgGTGAGGATGCTGCGTACCTTTGTTCTGACTCCTGccctcctccagcagggggagcatgATGGTGGAGTTGATGTTGCCGGGCGACCGCACGGTGGTGTACATCAGCGGCACGGACCGCACCACGCCGGGGATGCGCACCACGGAGCACGGCAGCATGCTGCTctgcaggtgggcggggctgggcggcggcggcaccGGGTGGATGATGTGCAGGAACTGCTGACCCCTGATCCCCGCCGGGGCGGCCCCCAGGGGCGCGGGCGTCAACACCGTGGGGGGGGCCGAGGGGGCCGAGGTGATgaccgagggggagggggagggggaggaggaggaggacggggaggaagagcaggacggggagggggcggagcccgccggcgagggggcggaggggggcgtGGTCCGGGCTctgttgattgacaggtccACGGGTTCGGTCTGCGTGTGGAACTGGAGCGGCTCGGGCGGGGCCTCCGGTTTGACCTTGCTCCGGAGGGGGGTCGCCTCCATGTCCGGGTAGCTGTGCGATTTCGGGGACTgggggagagaaacaggcaCACAGATCCTAAATTTCACACAGGACAcccaggcacacagacacagacattcAAAGCCTCAAAGAGGGCTTTAAAAGTCCTTTAATAAGGCgcatattataatattaatcaTACTGGGGACTCCTGCAGTGACAC includes:
- the LOC118213959 gene encoding Krueppel-like factor 12 isoform X2, with translation MLMLDGMPAVRVKAEPLESQQGSPKSHSYPDMEATPLRSKVKPEAPPEPLQFHTQTEPVDLSINRARTTPPSAPSPAGSAPSPSCSSSPSSSSSPSPSPSVITSAPSAPPTVLTPAPLGAAPAGIRGQQFLHIIHPVPPPPSPAHLQSSMLPCSVVRIPGVVRSVPLMYTTVRSPGNINSTIMLPLLEEGRSQNKGRMDPNGVSPRHIKSDSEDDDLPNVTLDSVNETGSTALSIARAVQDSMSPFSIEGYILYIAVYIVVTLLLCFAAAPCCSSVLRVIYYILYIAVYIVVTLLLCFAAAPCLRSVSRVIYYILQYIL